The Cynocephalus volans isolate mCynVol1 chromosome 2, mCynVol1.pri, whole genome shotgun sequence genome window below encodes:
- the RXFP3 gene encoding relaxin-3 receptor 1, producing the protein MQVAAAATIAIMNNAAGSDELAEIFSLIPGLLEAANKSGNASLQLQDLWWELGLELPDGAAPGHPPGRGGAESSDTEARVRILISVVYWVVCALGLTGNLLVLYLMSSKQGWRKSSINLFVTNLALTDFQFVLTLPFWAVENALDFKWPFGKAMCKIVSVVTSMNMYASVFFLTSMSVARYHSVASALKSHRTRGHGRGDCCGQSLEDSCCFSARALCVLIWILAALASLPNAIFSTTIKVMGEELCLVRFPDRLLGGDRQFWLGLYHSQKVLLGFVLPLGVISLCYLLLVRFISDRRVAGTEGVAAAGGGLTAASARRRSKVTKSVTIVVLSFFLCWLPNQALTTWSILIKFNAVPFSQEYFLCQLYAFPVSVCLAHSNSCLNPVLYCLVRREFRKALKTLLWRIASPSLTSMRPFTATTKPEPEDPGVRALAPFHAAAEPDLLYYPPGVVVYSGGRYDPLPSSSAY; encoded by the coding sequence ATGCAGGTGGCTGCTGCAGCCACAATAGCCATCATGAATAATGCGGCTGGCAGTGACGAGCTCGCAGAAATCTTCAGTCTGATCCCGGGCCTTCTGGAGGCGGCAAACAAGAGTGGCAACGCGTCTCTGCAGCTTCAGGACTTGTGGtgggagctggggctggagtTGCCCGACGGCGCGGCGCCCGGGCACCCTCCGGGCCGCGGCGGGGCAGAGAGCTCCGACACCGAAGCCCGGGTGCGGATCCTCATCAGCGTGGTGTACTGGGTGGTGTGCGCGCTGGGGCTGACCGGCAACCTGCTGGTGCTCTACCTGATGAGCAGCAAGCAGGGCTGGCGCAAGTCCTCCATCAACCTCTTCGTCACCAACCTGGCGCTGACGGACTTCCAGTTCGTGCTCACCCTGCCGTTCTGGGCGGTGGAGAACGCGCTGGACTTCAAGTGGCCCTTCGGTAAGGCCATGTGTAAGATTGTGTCCGTCGTGACGTCCATGAACATGTACGCCAGCGTCTTCTTCCTCACCTCCATGAGTGTGGCACGCTACCATTCGGTGGCGTCTGCTCTTAAAAGCCACCGGACCCGAGGGCACGGCCGGGGCGACTGCTGCGGCCAGAGCCTGGAGGACAGCTGTTGCTTCTCGGCCAGGGCACTGTGCGTATTGATCTGGATTTTGGCGGCCCTGGCCTCGCTGCCCAATGCCATTTTCTCCACCACGATCAAGGTGATGGGCGAGGAGCTGTGCCTGGTGCGCTTCCCGGACAGGTTGCTGGGCGGCGACAGGCAGTTCTGGCTGGGCCTCTATCACTCCCAGAAGGTGCTGCTAGGCTTCGTGCTGCCGCTGGGCGTCATTAGCCTGTGCTACCTGCTGCTGGTGCGCTTCATCTCCGACCGCCGCGTGGCGGGGACCGAAGGAGTGGCAGCGGCCGGGGGAGGCCTGACCGCAGCCAGCGCCCGGAGACGATCCAAGGTCACCAAGTCAGTGACCATCGTGGTCCTATCCTTCTTCCTGTGTTGGCTGCCCAACCAGGCGCTCACCACCTGGAGCATCCTCATCAAGTTTAACGCGGTGCCCTTCAGCCAGGAGTATTTCCTGTGCCAGCTGTACGCGTTCCCCGTGAGCGTGTGCCTGGCGCACTCCAACAGCTGCCTCAACCCCGTCCTCTACTGCCTCGTGCGCCGCGAGTTTCGCAAGGCGCTCAAGACCCTGCTGTGGCGCATCGCGTCGCCTTCGCTTACCAGCATGCGCCCTTTCACCGCCACCACCAAGCCGGAGCCCGAGGACCCGGGGGTGAGGGCCCTGGCGCCGTTCCACGCGGCCGCGGAGCCGGACTTGCTGTACTACCCGCCCGGCGTGGTGGTCTACAGTGGGGGGCGCTACGACCCGCTGCCCAGCAGCTCCGCCTACTGA